In Halorussus limi, a genomic segment contains:
- a CDS encoding AAA family ATPase has translation MSETESLDARQRTPQFVVVCGLPGVGKTTVAEDIAERLDGRLLRTDVVRKDILDDPDYTEAEARMVYRELFERASDVVEGGRSVVLDGTFKDAADRERAVELCESLDAEFRLVKVECDEAVVRDRIASREDDASDADFEVHAMYREQFDAVSADHVTVDNSESAAETRRQVAEQF, from the coding sequence ATGTCTGAGACCGAATCGCTCGACGCGCGACAGCGGACTCCGCAGTTCGTCGTGGTCTGTGGCCTGCCGGGGGTCGGCAAGACCACCGTCGCCGAGGACATCGCCGAGCGACTCGACGGGCGTCTCCTCCGGACCGACGTGGTTCGCAAGGACATCCTCGACGACCCCGATTACACCGAGGCGGAGGCCCGGATGGTCTACCGCGAACTGTTCGAGCGCGCGAGCGACGTGGTCGAGGGCGGGCGGAGCGTCGTCCTCGACGGGACGTTCAAGGACGCCGCCGACCGCGAGCGCGCGGTCGAACTCTGCGAGTCGCTGGACGCCGAGTTCCGACTGGTCAAAGTCGAGTGCGACGAGGCGGTCGTCCGGGACCGAATCGCCAGCAGGGAGGACGACGCCAGCGACGCCGACTTCGAGGTTCACGCGATGTACCGCGAGCAGTTCGACGCCGTCTCGGCCGACCACGTCACGGTGGATAACTCCGAGAGCGCGGCCGAGACGCGGAGACAGGTCGCCGAGCAGTTCTGA
- a CDS encoding SDR family oxidoreductase — protein MHVLVAGSHGQVGQHVTRLLAEGDHEVRGMVRDEAQTSDIEDLGAEAVLADLTEDVTSAVEGCDAVVFAAGSGGDDVWGVDRDGAINIIETAEDGDVDRFVMLSSINADSPEESPEELREYLKAKAEADERLRESDLTYSIVRPGALTNEEGTGKIRTGADLDRKGDDIPREDVAATLVAALPMESTHGQTFEVLSGDEPIEQALESPLDGE, from the coding sequence ATGCACGTACTCGTAGCCGGTTCGCACGGACAGGTCGGCCAGCACGTCACTCGACTACTTGCCGAGGGCGACCACGAGGTCCGGGGGATGGTCCGCGACGAGGCCCAGACGTCCGACATCGAGGACCTCGGCGCCGAGGCGGTCCTCGCGGACCTGACCGAGGACGTAACCAGCGCGGTCGAAGGGTGCGACGCCGTCGTGTTCGCCGCCGGGTCGGGCGGCGACGACGTGTGGGGCGTGGACCGCGACGGCGCGATAAACATCATCGAGACCGCCGAGGACGGCGACGTCGACCGGTTCGTGATGCTGAGTTCCATCAACGCCGACTCGCCCGAGGAGAGTCCGGAGGAACTCCGGGAGTACCTGAAGGCGAAGGCCGAGGCCGACGAGCGACTCCGCGAGAGCGACCTGACGTACAGTATCGTCCGTCCGGGGGCGCTGACGAACGAGGAGGGGACCGGGAAAATCCGAACCGGTGCGGACCTCGACCGGAAGGGCGACGATATTCCCCGGGAGGACGTCGCCGCCACCCTCGTCGCCGCGCTTCCGATGGAGAGCACCCACGGGCAGACGTTCGAGGTTCTCTCCGGGGACGAACCGATAGAACAGGCGCTGGAGTCGCCCCTCGACGGGGAGTGA
- a CDS encoding TIGR00725 family protein: protein MRVSVVGGSTVTESEAKSAERVGRRLAQRGHTVVCGGLGGVMEAACRGASEAGGRTIGILPGEDRAAANPYVDVAVATGLGHARNALVVMNGDAVVAVDGGVGTLSELGFAGVFDRPIAGIDTHDAPGVEAVGSAADAVAFVEAAVESGDGRER from the coding sequence ATGCGAGTCAGCGTGGTCGGCGGCAGTACCGTCACTGAATCGGAAGCCAAGTCCGCCGAGCGCGTCGGCCGCCGCCTCGCACAGCGCGGCCACACCGTCGTCTGCGGCGGTTTGGGCGGCGTCATGGAGGCCGCGTGTCGCGGCGCGAGCGAGGCGGGCGGGCGGACCATCGGCATCCTCCCCGGCGAGGACCGCGCCGCCGCGAATCCCTACGTGGACGTGGCCGTCGCCACGGGACTGGGCCACGCCCGGAACGCGCTCGTCGTGATGAACGGCGACGCCGTGGTCGCGGTGGACGGCGGCGTCGGCACCCTCTCGGAACTCGGTTTCGCGGGCGTCTTCGACCGGCCGATAGCGGGTATCGACACGCACGACGCGCCGGGGGTCGAGGCGGTCGGGTCGGCCGCCGACGCGGTGGCCTTCGTCGAGGCGGCCGTCGAGTCGGGCGACGGTAGAGAACGGTAG
- a CDS encoding chemotaxis protein CheC, translating to MMPGDADRESRRNDDPGDEFERAEPVEADAESAGPADADAESAETPPTDDGRLTIPLETVAVLNWLGDVGVDGVESRLNKVPVGDLSARTDHVKIDYATAETVVDRFGVEDRAGARVRLRGPFSGTVLVVFPVKSANRAASLMLRSAVRDVESVVSTEMGRDALTELCNAMANGFVDEWAERLDTPIDTGPPVAVQNPEMTLVQRVFSISDVGLYLTASLRIPEHDVEATVFVFPDDEEFVSKIARFGPKVIDR from the coding sequence ATGATGCCCGGCGACGCGGACCGCGAATCACGTCGAAACGACGACCCCGGCGACGAGTTCGAGCGCGCGGAACCGGTCGAGGCCGACGCCGAGTCCGCGGGACCGGCCGACGCTGACGCCGAGTCCGCCGAGACGCCGCCGACCGACGACGGCCGACTCACCATCCCCCTCGAAACGGTCGCGGTCCTGAACTGGCTCGGCGACGTTGGCGTCGACGGCGTCGAGTCGCGACTGAACAAGGTGCCCGTCGGCGACCTCTCGGCGCGGACCGACCACGTCAAAATCGACTACGCGACGGCCGAGACCGTCGTCGACCGGTTCGGCGTCGAGGACCGGGCCGGCGCGCGGGTCCGCCTCCGCGGTCCGTTTTCGGGGACCGTCCTCGTCGTCTTCCCGGTCAAGAGCGCGAACCGCGCGGCGTCGCTCATGCTCCGGAGCGCCGTCCGAGACGTGGAGTCTGTCGTCTCGACCGAGATGGGCCGGGACGCGCTGACCGAACTCTGCAACGCGATGGCCAACGGGTTCGTCGACGAGTGGGCCGAACGCCTCGACACGCCCATCGACACCGGCCCGCCCGTCGCGGTCCAGAACCCCGAGATGACGCTGGTCCAGCGCGTCTTCTCGATTTCGGACGTGGGACTGTACCTGACCGCGAGCCTCCGGATTCCGGAACACGACGTCGAGGCGACCGTCTTCGTCTTCCCGGACGACGAGGAGTTCGTGAGCAAAATCGCGCGCTTCGGCCCGAAAGTCATCGACCGATAG
- a CDS encoding M20 family metallopeptidase, with the protein MTTPHDELAALAAELVAIPTENPPGDERPCAEFVADWFAERGIETRLVERPSAERAQVVAWVGEDPREAAGDDATTLVLNGHLDVVPAGDPGEWERDPFAGVVEDGILYGRGSADMKTNLALAMLTLRDLAPEIESGDLDGSLVFHGAMGEETGHPGTRTLLEEGYGGDCAVVLEPTDFRVGTSAKGVATYRIAVSGSASHASRPDQGTNAIDAARPLLDAADEYDDRLRERSDPLVGRAFATVTEFEAGTDSNMAVLPGRAELLLDRRILPDETFAEVEDEIEALLAGVEREAGVETDRSLVKHYASAGIRPDHPLAERFRGLSAELADAPADPWGLEAATDAREFVAAGTPAIIWGPGNLAQAHAVDEYIDLGDAATGLEILKEASRGVLGER; encoded by the coding sequence ATGACGACTCCGCACGACGAACTCGCGGCGCTCGCGGCCGAACTCGTCGCCATCCCCACGGAGAACCCGCCGGGCGACGAGCGACCCTGCGCCGAGTTCGTCGCGGACTGGTTCGCCGAGCGCGGCATCGAGACCCGCCTCGTGGAGCGACCGAGCGCAGAGCGCGCGCAGGTGGTCGCGTGGGTCGGCGAGGACCCCCGGGAGGCGGCCGGGGACGACGCAACTACGCTCGTGCTGAACGGCCACCTCGACGTGGTGCCCGCGGGCGACCCCGGCGAGTGGGAGCGCGACCCCTTCGCCGGAGTCGTCGAGGACGGCATCCTCTACGGCCGGGGGAGCGCCGACATGAAGACCAACCTCGCGCTCGCGATGCTGACGCTCCGGGACCTCGCGCCCGAAATCGAGTCGGGGGACCTCGACGGGTCGCTGGTCTTCCACGGCGCGATGGGCGAGGAGACAGGCCATCCCGGAACCCGGACGCTCCTCGAAGAGGGCTACGGCGGGGACTGCGCGGTCGTGTTGGAACCCACCGACTTCCGGGTCGGGACGAGCGCGAAGGGCGTCGCGACCTACCGCATCGCCGTCTCGGGGTCGGCCTCCCACGCGAGTCGCCCCGACCAAGGCACCAACGCGATAGACGCCGCGAGACCGCTGCTCGACGCGGCAGACGAGTACGACGACCGCCTGCGCGAGCGCTCGGACCCGCTGGTCGGCCGGGCGTTCGCGACCGTCACCGAGTTCGAGGCCGGGACCGACTCGAACATGGCGGTCCTGCCCGGTCGCGCGGAGTTGCTGCTCGACCGGCGCATCCTGCCCGACGAGACGTTCGCCGAAGTCGAGGACGAAATCGAGGCGTTGCTCGCGGGTGTCGAGCGCGAGGCGGGCGTCGAGACCGACCGCTCGCTGGTCAAGCACTACGCCTCCGCGGGGATTCGCCCCGACCATCCGCTCGCCGAGCGATTCCGGGGTCTCTCGGCGGAACTGGCCGACGCGCCCGCCGACCCGTGGGGACTGGAGGCCGCGACAGACGCCCGCGAGTTCGTGGCGGCCGGGACGCCAGCCATCATCTGGGGACCGGGGAACCTCGCGCAGGCCCACGCCGTCGACGAGTACATCGACCTCGGGGACGCCGCGACCGGACTGGAGATTCTGAAGGAGGCCTCGCGGGGAGTCCTCGGAGAGCGGTAG
- the trmY gene encoding tRNA (pseudouridine(54)-N(1))-methyltransferase TrmY: MRQFIVLGHDAPTTPDFSLDDLAGGAGRLDVLCRCVNSAFFLSHAIREDVRVHLVLRDEVTVRFEGSELRRLNPDERSTAALIRGALEEKGEAIGHMEAESSPGVYVSKRGFEPVLEEAARDGTVVQLHEDGDPVVEVEPPENPVFVLSDHHDFGDGEASLLADAADRRVRLGPELLHADHAVTVAHNYLDTEGFERY; this comes from the coding sequence ATGCGCCAGTTCATCGTCCTCGGCCACGACGCCCCGACGACCCCCGACTTCTCGCTCGACGACCTCGCGGGCGGCGCGGGCCGCCTCGACGTGCTGTGTCGGTGCGTCAACTCCGCGTTCTTCCTCTCGCACGCGATTCGAGAGGACGTGCGGGTCCACCTCGTCTTGCGGGACGAGGTCACGGTCCGGTTCGAGGGGTCCGAACTCCGACGACTCAATCCCGACGAGCGAAGCACGGCGGCCCTGATTCGCGGTGCCCTAGAGGAGAAAGGCGAGGCTATCGGCCACATGGAGGCCGAGAGTTCGCCCGGCGTCTACGTCTCGAAGCGCGGCTTCGAACCGGTGCTGGAGGAGGCCGCGCGCGACGGCACCGTGGTCCAACTCCACGAAGACGGCGACCCGGTAGTCGAGGTCGAACCGCCCGAAAATCCGGTCTTCGTCCTCTCGGACCACCACGACTTCGGCGACGGCGAGGCGTCGCTGCTCGCCGACGCGGCCGACCGGCGCGTGCGCCTCGGCCCGGAACTGCTCCACGCCGACCACGCCGTCACGGTGGCGCACAACTACCTCGACACCGAGGGGTTCGAGCGCTACTGA
- a CDS encoding glycosyltransferase family 2 protein, translating to MTRNGESGGLVSVVVPTHYRNDRLRRALESVAAQEYRPIEVLVVDGSDDEHARPVAESFGATYVPQERDEGPQAARSIGAEMADGEYVQFLDDDDRLAPSKVRKQVDRLGPEVGVVYCGMDDENRGEILPNPVVRGDVLGRALEMRTFPCINSTMLIRREVLERVLPLRHRHGADDTGLKIDLALQTKFDYVAEPLVVRGRTGDSLSDSWTYLDGRMEVIATYDRLYRRFPDRIRQRALRETHYQVGRKLLAEEGWSPRATAALARAAWETPDDYAYHIGAALGSALGRPGLAAVDRLFGRPEA from the coding sequence ATGACGCGAAACGGTGAGTCCGGCGGTCTCGTCTCGGTCGTCGTGCCGACCCACTACCGGAACGACCGCCTCCGCCGGGCGCTCGAAAGCGTCGCGGCCCAAGAGTACCGACCGATAGAGGTCCTCGTCGTGGACGGGTCCGACGACGAACACGCCCGGCCGGTGGCCGAGTCGTTCGGCGCGACCTACGTCCCACAAGAGCGCGACGAGGGGCCGCAGGCCGCCCGGAGTATCGGGGCGGAGATGGCCGACGGCGAGTACGTGCAGTTCCTGGACGACGACGACCGACTCGCGCCCTCGAAGGTGCGCAAGCAGGTGGACCGCCTCGGTCCCGAAGTCGGGGTCGTCTACTGCGGGATGGACGACGAGAACCGCGGCGAGATTCTGCCGAACCCGGTCGTGCGCGGCGACGTTCTCGGACGCGCGCTGGAGATGCGGACGTTCCCGTGCATCAACTCCACGATGCTGATACGCCGCGAGGTGCTGGAGCGAGTCCTGCCGCTCCGTCACCGCCACGGGGCCGACGACACCGGACTGAAGATAGACCTCGCGCTCCAGACGAAGTTCGACTACGTGGCCGAACCGCTGGTGGTCCGGGGTCGGACCGGCGACTCGCTGTCGGACTCGTGGACCTACCTCGACGGGCGCATGGAGGTGATAGCGACCTACGACCGACTCTACCGCCGGTTCCCCGACCGGATTCGCCAGCGCGCGCTCCGGGAGACCCACTATCAGGTCGGCCGGAAACTGCTCGCGGAGGAGGGCTGGTCGCCCCGCGCGACGGCGGCGCTCGCCCGCGCGGCGTGGGAGACGCCCGACGACTACGCCTACCACATCGGGGCGGCGCTCGGGTCCGCGCTCGGCCGGCCGGGACTGGCCGCCGTGGACCGCCTGTTCGGCCGCCCGGAGGCGTAG
- a CDS encoding haloacid dehalogenase type II, whose product MALDTDAVEAIAFDSYGTIVDVTTVEEPLSEHVDDPETVAQLWRDRSLEYAMVGNAVEEYRSFYELIRHALRWALDARGVELDESEREDILSTYHELDVYGDVREGMERLRDAGYDLYVVSNGNEEMLESMVDHADIGDLLEATVSADEVERFKPEPELYRHAADRIGEPPEGIAFVAGGWWDVPGAMHAGMQGIWVDRQDALWGPYDAEPDLTVETFREIADEFDA is encoded by the coding sequence ATGGCGCTCGACACCGACGCGGTCGAGGCGATAGCGTTCGACTCCTACGGCACCATCGTGGACGTGACCACGGTCGAAGAACCGCTGTCGGAGCACGTCGACGACCCCGAGACGGTCGCCCAACTCTGGCGCGACCGGTCGCTGGAGTACGCGATGGTCGGGAACGCCGTCGAGGAGTACCGTTCGTTCTACGAACTCATCAGGCACGCGCTCCGGTGGGCGCTCGACGCGCGGGGCGTCGAACTCGACGAGAGCGAACGCGAGGACATCCTCTCGACGTACCACGAACTCGACGTGTACGGCGACGTTCGGGAGGGAATGGAGCGACTGCGCGACGCGGGCTACGACCTCTACGTCGTCTCGAACGGCAACGAGGAGATGCTCGAATCCATGGTCGACCACGCGGACATCGGCGACCTGCTCGAAGCGACCGTGAGCGCGGACGAGGTAGAGCGGTTCAAGCCGGAACCGGAACTCTACCGCCACGCCGCCGACCGCATCGGGGAACCGCCAGAGGGAATCGCTTTCGTGGCCGGCGGGTGGTGGGACGTTCCGGGCGCGATGCACGCCGGGATGCAGGGAATCTGGGTCGACCGGCAGGACGCGCTCTGGGGGCCGTACGATGCGGAACCCGACCTGACGGTGGAAACGTTCCGCGAAATCGCCGACGAGTTCGACGCCTGA
- a CDS encoding nucleoside deaminase → MLELDALDHEPHVRRAIDLAREAGDRGDGPYGSVLVRDGEVAMEATNRENTDDDVALHPELTLARRAARELSRAERAETVMYTSTEPCPMCAGGIAITGLGGVVYSVSAARLAEAFDGPEGIPCGEVFERRGREIPVLGDVLADEGMEIHREFRE, encoded by the coding sequence ATGCTCGAACTCGACGCGCTCGACCACGAACCCCACGTCCGACGCGCAATCGACCTCGCCCGCGAGGCCGGCGACCGCGGCGACGGTCCGTACGGGTCGGTTCTCGTCCGCGACGGCGAAGTCGCGATGGAGGCGACGAACCGCGAGAACACCGACGACGACGTCGCGCTCCACCCGGAACTCACGCTCGCGCGTCGCGCCGCTCGCGAACTCTCTCGGGCCGAGCGCGCGGAGACGGTGATGTACACCAGCACCGAACCCTGTCCGATGTGCGCGGGCGGCATCGCTATCACCGGTCTCGGCGGCGTCGTCTACAGCGTCTCGGCGGCGCGACTGGCCGAGGCGTTCGACGGGCCGGAAGGAATCCCGTGCGGAGAAGTCTTCGAGCGCCGCGGCCGGGAGATTCCGGTCCTCGGCGACGTGCTCGCCGATGAGGGGATGGAGATTCACCGGGAGTTCCGGGAGTAG